The following coding sequences are from one Microbulbifer sp. TB1203 window:
- a CDS encoding LysR family transcriptional regulator has protein sequence MQLKQMDMNLFLVLEAIYSQRNLTRAAEQLHITQPAVSNALARLRRTLDDPLFTRTPAGMQPTPLTERIMPRVRQALALLGGSLSEQHLFDPATEEKTLRLSMNDMAETLLLPRLLERLQQQAPGIAVESYYVPRDQLVKELAANTLDFGLDIPLVSATQLHQQRLINDRYLCMLRAGHPLADQASLTLDQYLQLEHIHVSSRRSGPGLVDIALNKLGRRRSIKLRVQHYRVAPLVVLRTDLALTVPASLTDQYPARLFELPFQIPQMDWHLLWHKNQHEDPANKWLRGQLMDLFVP, from the coding sequence GTGCAGCTGAAGCAGATGGATATGAACCTCTTCCTGGTGTTGGAGGCCATCTACAGCCAGCGCAACCTGACCCGCGCCGCGGAGCAGTTGCATATCACCCAGCCGGCGGTCAGCAATGCCCTGGCGCGCCTGCGCCGCACCCTGGATGACCCTTTGTTCACCCGTACCCCCGCCGGTATGCAGCCGACGCCGCTGACGGAGCGCATCATGCCCAGGGTCCGGCAGGCCCTCGCGCTGCTCGGCGGCAGCCTGAGCGAACAGCATCTGTTCGACCCGGCCACCGAGGAAAAGACGTTGCGCCTGTCCATGAACGACATGGCGGAAACCCTGCTACTGCCCCGACTGCTGGAACGGCTGCAGCAGCAGGCGCCGGGAATTGCGGTGGAATCCTATTACGTGCCCCGGGACCAGCTGGTCAAGGAGCTGGCCGCCAACACCCTGGATTTCGGCCTGGATATCCCTTTGGTCTCCGCCACCCAGCTGCACCAGCAGCGCCTGATCAACGATCGCTACCTGTGTATGCTGCGCGCCGGCCACCCACTCGCGGATCAGGCCAGCCTGACCCTGGATCAATACCTGCAACTGGAGCATATCCACGTCTCCAGCCGCCGCAGCGGGCCGGGGCTGGTGGATATCGCCCTGAACAAGCTGGGGCGCCGCCGCAGTATCAAACTGCGGGTACAGCACTACCGGGTGGCGCCGCTGGTGGTACTGCGCACCGACCTGGCGCTCACGGTGCCGGCCAGCCTGACCGACCAGTATCCGGCGCGGCTGTTCGAGCTGCCGTTTCAGATTCCGCAGATGGACTGGCACCTGCTGTGGCACAAGAACCAGCATGAAGACCCGGCGAACAAGTGGCTGCGGGGGCAGTTGATGGATTTGTTTGTCCCGTGA
- a CDS encoding peroxidase-related enzyme (This protein belongs to a clade of uncharacterized proteins related to peroxidases such as the alkylhydroperoxidase AhpD.) — MSRIPLVKDPEDEEIQEIFAEIEDELGSVPDLFRAYAHHPALLKANWDKFKALMLHGCLSAQLKEGIALVVSADNRCDYSIYFHSTTLQELGVDPKEVLRIRSYPEHVHYPPGEHELFDLARHANIAPYDHGERLLDAARDVGVSNEEIVEALGVMEMTAGFNRFADMLGLEHE, encoded by the coding sequence ATGAGCCGTATCCCTCTGGTAAAGGACCCCGAAGATGAAGAGATTCAGGAAATCTTCGCGGAGATAGAGGATGAACTGGGCTCGGTGCCGGATTTGTTCCGGGCCTATGCTCACCACCCAGCCTTGCTGAAGGCGAACTGGGACAAATTCAAGGCACTGATGTTGCACGGTTGCCTGTCGGCGCAGCTGAAAGAGGGGATCGCCCTGGTGGTCTCCGCCGACAATCGCTGCGACTACTCTATCTACTTCCACAGCACCACCCTGCAGGAACTGGGTGTGGATCCGAAGGAGGTGTTGCGCATTCGCTCCTACCCCGAGCACGTGCACTATCCTCCCGGGGAACACGAACTCTTCGACCTCGCACGCCACGCCAATATCGCCCCCTACGACCACGGCGAGCGGCTGCTGGACGCGGCGCGGGACGTGGGGGTGAGCAACGAGGAAATAGTGGAGGCCCTGGGGGTGATGGAGATGACCGCGGGCTTTAACCGCTTTGCGGATATGCTGGGGCTTGAGCACGAGTAG
- a CDS encoding DUF6116 family protein produces MKRVLPSALVGWFLNYARTLEHPQLFKWISVIFLVDLLIPDLVPFVDEILLGLAALFLGRWKKSRSGKEPAEKTPGAEESRSGSHRR; encoded by the coding sequence ATGAAGAGAGTGCTCCCCAGCGCCCTGGTCGGCTGGTTTCTGAACTACGCCAGAACCCTGGAGCACCCGCAGCTGTTCAAATGGATCAGTGTCATTTTTCTGGTGGATTTATTGATTCCCGATCTGGTGCCATTTGTCGACGAAATATTACTTGGCTTGGCTGCACTGTTTCTGGGACGCTGGAAAAAAAGCCGTTCCGGAAAAGAGCCTGCGGAGAAGACCCCCGGTGCAGAGGAATCCCGGAGCGGATCGCACAGGAGGTAG
- a CDS encoding SDR family oxidoreductase, whose amino-acid sequence MPTNLFDLKGKVALVTGASRGIGEAIARLLAEQGAHVLVSSRKIEGCRSVAESIVEAGGSAEALPCHIGDIEEIGRVFADIRERHGRLDILVNNAATNPYFGHILDTDLGAFQKTVDVNIRGYFFMSVEAGRMMREQGGGCIVNTASINALQPGAGQGIYSITKAAVVNMTKAFAKECAQYNIRVNALLPGLTKTRFAGALFSHEEIYNTAIGHIPLHRHAEPEEMAGTVLYLVSDASSYTTGECVVVDGGLTACGGI is encoded by the coding sequence ATGCCGACCAATCTATTTGACCTGAAAGGAAAAGTCGCCCTGGTAACTGGTGCCAGCCGCGGTATCGGCGAGGCCATCGCCAGGCTGCTGGCGGAACAGGGCGCCCATGTTCTGGTGTCCAGCCGCAAGATCGAAGGCTGCCGCTCGGTGGCGGAATCCATAGTGGAGGCCGGCGGCAGCGCCGAGGCGCTGCCCTGCCATATCGGCGATATCGAGGAGATCGGGCGGGTGTTTGCGGATATTCGCGAAAGACACGGCCGGCTGGATATCCTGGTCAACAACGCGGCGACCAATCCCTATTTCGGCCATATTCTCGATACCGACCTGGGAGCTTTCCAGAAAACCGTGGACGTCAATATTCGCGGCTATTTCTTTATGTCGGTGGAGGCGGGCAGGATGATGCGCGAGCAGGGCGGTGGCTGCATCGTCAACACGGCCTCCATCAATGCCCTGCAGCCGGGCGCCGGCCAGGGAATCTACTCGATTACCAAGGCGGCGGTGGTCAATATGACCAAGGCCTTTGCCAAGGAATGTGCCCAGTACAATATCCGTGTGAACGCGCTGCTGCCGGGGCTGACCAAAACCCGGTTCGCCGGTGCGTTGTTCTCCCATGAGGAAATTTACAATACCGCCATCGGCCATATTCCCCTGCACCGCCATGCGGAACCGGAGGAGATGGCGGGCACTGTGCTCTACCTGGTGTCCGACGCTTCCAGCTATACCACCGGCGAGTGTGTGGTGGTGGACGGCGGACTGACAGCTTGCGGAGGAATCTGA
- a CDS encoding SDR family oxidoreductase, whose amino-acid sequence MSRDPLLDFTGRVALITGAASGFGSLLARELGRRGARLVLGDIDEAGLAQTADKLGGAGIELHAQRCDVSSEEDCAALVGLAGERFGRLDIAVNNAGIAPPLAFLDDADEEMLDRQHSVNVKGVFFGLKHQLKAMKPQGSGIILNVSSLAGLGGAPKAGVYSAAKHAVIGLTRTAAVENARYNIRVNAICPFFTLTPMVTGIEPPPGVSGEELRASMASGCPMKRLAEPEEVVNAMVMLCSPSLSYVTGQALAVDGGVSAF is encoded by the coding sequence ATGTCCAGGGATCCATTGCTGGATTTTACCGGCAGAGTGGCGCTGATCACCGGAGCGGCCAGCGGCTTCGGCTCGTTGCTGGCTAGAGAGCTGGGCCGTCGCGGGGCGCGCCTGGTGCTGGGGGATATCGACGAAGCCGGCCTGGCGCAGACCGCGGATAAATTGGGTGGTGCGGGAATCGAACTGCATGCACAGCGCTGCGACGTGTCCTCAGAGGAGGACTGTGCGGCACTGGTAGGGCTGGCCGGGGAGCGCTTCGGGCGCCTGGATATCGCAGTCAACAATGCCGGTATCGCCCCGCCTCTGGCGTTTCTGGACGATGCGGATGAAGAGATGCTGGACCGCCAGCACAGTGTGAATGTAAAGGGGGTTTTCTTCGGCCTCAAGCATCAATTGAAAGCCATGAAGCCGCAGGGCTCCGGTATTATTCTGAATGTCAGTTCCCTGGCCGGCCTCGGCGGCGCGCCGAAGGCCGGTGTTTACTCCGCGGCCAAACACGCGGTGATCGGGCTGACCCGCACCGCGGCGGTGGAGAATGCCAGGTACAATATCCGCGTCAACGCCATCTGCCCGTTTTTCACCCTGACGCCGATGGTCACCGGAATAGAACCCCCTCCGGGTGTGAGCGGCGAGGAGTTGCGGGCTTCGATGGCGAGCGGCTGCCCCATGAAACGCCTGGCGGAGCCCGAGGAGGTGGTCAATGCCATGGTGATGCTCTGCTCGCCTTCGCTCAGCTACGTCACCGGTCAGGCGCTGGCGGTGGACGGAGGTGTTTCCGCTTTTTAA
- the dinB gene encoding DNA polymerase IV produces MRKIIHCDCDCFYASVEMRDDPNLRGRPLAVGGASDKRGVISTCNYEARSFGVRSAMPSAQAKKLCPDLIVVPGNMKKYREVSGQIRDIFLEYSDIIEPLSLDEAFLDVSDSGHCRGSATLIAEEIRRRVREGLGITISAGVAPNKFLAKIASDWRKPDGLTVIVPEAVDEFVLRLPVHKIHGVGRVTAEKMHRQGIRTCADLRNYSLIELVQSYGKFGRRLYELCRGIDERPVDSDSSRKSVSVEHTFNEDLVALPDWQEQLTQLYIRLLERLENLDDRYRISGAAVKVKYGDFSLMTQERASQSCRITEFKHLLQQCWDKRAEPIRLLGVGVKLRDLRAEFGPEQLPLPLPGAERLSA; encoded by the coding sequence ATGCGAAAAATCATCCACTGCGACTGCGACTGCTTCTACGCATCGGTCGAAATGCGCGACGATCCGAATCTGCGCGGCCGGCCGCTGGCAGTGGGTGGCGCCAGTGACAAACGCGGGGTCATCTCCACTTGCAACTACGAGGCGCGCAGCTTTGGCGTGCGCTCGGCCATGCCCAGCGCCCAGGCGAAGAAGCTCTGCCCTGATCTGATTGTAGTACCCGGCAACATGAAAAAATATCGGGAGGTCAGCGGCCAGATCCGGGATATTTTCCTGGAATACAGCGATATCATAGAACCTTTGTCCCTGGATGAGGCGTTCCTGGACGTCAGCGACAGCGGGCACTGCCGCGGCAGTGCCACCCTGATCGCCGAGGAGATACGCCGGCGGGTACGCGAGGGGCTGGGGATCACCATCTCCGCCGGGGTGGCACCGAACAAATTCCTGGCCAAGATCGCCAGCGACTGGCGCAAACCGGACGGCCTCACGGTTATCGTGCCGGAGGCCGTGGACGAGTTCGTACTGCGCCTTCCGGTGCACAAGATCCACGGCGTAGGCCGGGTGACCGCGGAGAAGATGCACCGCCAGGGCATCCGCACCTGTGCCGATCTGCGCAACTACTCGCTGATCGAGCTGGTTCAGTCCTACGGCAAATTCGGCCGCCGGCTCTACGAGCTATGCCGCGGCATCGACGAGCGCCCGGTGGACAGCGACAGCTCACGCAAGAGCGTCAGTGTGGAACACACTTTCAACGAGGATCTCGTGGCGCTGCCCGACTGGCAGGAGCAACTCACCCAACTGTATATTCGCCTGCTGGAGCGGCTGGAAAATCTCGACGACCGCTACCGGATCAGCGGCGCCGCGGTAAAGGTGAAATACGGCGACTTCTCCCTTATGACCCAGGAGCGGGCGAGCCAGTCCTGCCGTATCACTGAATTCAAACATCTGTTGCAACAGTGCTGGGACAAGCGCGCGGAACCCATCCGCCTGCTGGGGGTCGGAGTGAAACTCAGGGATTTGCGCGCCGAGTTTGGCCCGGAGCAGTTACCCCTGCCGCTGCCCGGTGCGGAGCGCCTGTCCGCCTGA
- a CDS encoding MaoC family dehydratase, with amino-acid sequence MSTLIPREKIRDYIGYTTQPTDWLLIDQQRVDAFAECTLDRQFIHVDPQAAKMTPFGGTIAHGFLTLSLLSYFAGQLQVEIENMQMGVNYGLDKVRFITPVKVDSRVRVRAKVLDILEKNPGQYQLKLEVTMEIDGGDKPALVAEWLFMQFV; translated from the coding sequence ATGTCGACGCTGATTCCGCGAGAAAAAATCCGAGACTATATTGGGTACACCACTCAACCCACCGACTGGTTGCTGATCGACCAGCAGCGCGTCGACGCCTTTGCCGAATGCACCCTGGACCGCCAGTTTATCCACGTGGACCCGCAAGCGGCGAAAATGACACCTTTCGGCGGTACCATTGCCCATGGATTTCTCACCCTCTCGCTGCTTTCGTATTTTGCCGGACAACTGCAGGTGGAAATCGAGAATATGCAGATGGGTGTGAACTACGGTCTGGACAAGGTGCGTTTTATCACTCCGGTCAAGGTCGATAGCAGGGTACGGGTGCGCGCAAAAGTACTCGATATCCTGGAGAAAAACCCCGGCCAGTACCAGCTCAAGCTGGAGGTCACTATGGAGATCGACGGCGGAGATAAGCCGGCACTGGTGGCCGAGTGGTTGTTTATGCAATTCGTATAG
- a CDS encoding acyl-CoA dehydrogenase family protein translates to MDFEYSDKTKQLLERLKCFMHDHVYPAEAMFHRQLQEDRWGEPAILAELKIKAREAGLWNLFLPDSDSGAGLSNLEYAPLAEEMGRVLFSSEVFNCSAPDTGNMEVLARYGSPRQQEQWLKPLLAGEIRSAFAMTEPKVASSDATNIETSIVRTGDDYVINGHKFYISGALNRRCKILIVMGKTAPDNPDRHRQQSQILVPVDTPGVNIVRPMTVFGYDDAPEGHAEIVFDNVRVPADNLILGEGRGFEIAQGRLGPGRIHHCMRLVGQAQRALEMMCRRAEQRVVFGRPMSRQGSVREDIARFACEIEQARLLTLKAADRMDRYGNKAARDLISMIKIVAPQMACNVIDRAIQIHGAAGLSQDYNLAQHYSYARTIRLADGPDQVHMMQLGRNLAARYGAKSD, encoded by the coding sequence ATGGATTTCGAGTATTCCGACAAGACAAAGCAATTGCTGGAGCGCCTCAAGTGCTTTATGCATGACCATGTCTATCCGGCGGAAGCCATGTTTCATCGGCAGTTGCAGGAGGACCGCTGGGGCGAGCCGGCGATACTCGCGGAGCTGAAGATCAAAGCCAGGGAGGCGGGGCTGTGGAACCTGTTTCTGCCAGATTCGGACTCCGGCGCCGGGCTGAGCAACCTGGAGTACGCGCCATTGGCGGAAGAGATGGGTAGGGTGCTGTTCTCGTCGGAAGTATTCAACTGCAGCGCGCCGGACACCGGCAATATGGAAGTGCTCGCCCGGTACGGCAGTCCGCGGCAGCAGGAACAGTGGCTGAAACCGCTGCTCGCTGGAGAGATCCGTTCCGCCTTCGCCATGACCGAGCCGAAAGTCGCCTCCTCCGATGCCACCAATATAGAAACCTCTATTGTGCGCACCGGCGACGACTACGTGATCAACGGGCACAAATTCTATATCAGCGGCGCCCTCAACCGCCGCTGCAAAATACTGATCGTGATGGGCAAGACCGCCCCGGACAATCCCGATCGCCACCGGCAGCAGTCGCAGATACTGGTGCCGGTGGACACTCCCGGCGTCAATATTGTGCGCCCAATGACCGTGTTCGGTTACGACGATGCGCCGGAGGGCCACGCGGAAATTGTTTTCGATAATGTGCGTGTGCCGGCGGACAACCTGATCCTGGGGGAGGGGCGCGGTTTCGAAATTGCCCAGGGGCGCCTGGGCCCGGGACGCATTCATCACTGTATGCGCTTGGTGGGCCAGGCACAGCGGGCGCTGGAAATGATGTGCAGGCGCGCGGAGCAGCGGGTGGTGTTCGGCCGGCCGATGAGCAGGCAGGGTTCGGTGCGTGAGGATATTGCCAGATTCGCCTGTGAAATCGAACAGGCGCGCCTGCTTACCCTGAAGGCCGCGGACCGGATGGACCGATACGGCAACAAGGCAGCCAGGGACCTGATTTCGATGATCAAAATCGTCGCGCCGCAGATGGCCTGCAATGTGATCGACCGGGCGATACAGATCCACGGGGCCGCCGGGTTGAGCCAGGACTACAACCTGGCGCAGCACTACAGCTACGCGCGCACCATTCGCCTGGCGGACGGGCCGGACCAGGTGCATATGATGCAGCTCGGACGAAATCTGGCGGCGCGTTACGGTGCGAAAAGCGATTGA
- a CDS encoding phosphotransferase, which produces MAEEIQSKKHAVDHLPLERLEKYLAACIDGFRGPLEVNKFSGGQSNPTFKLQAVSGTYVLRRQPPGKLLKSAHAVDREFRVMRALAGTDVPVPRVLHLCEDRELIGSLFYVMEYCEGRIFWNAALPDVDGAERSAIYEEMNRVLAALHSVDVETVGLSDYGRPGNYFQRQFERWSGQYRASETEKIAAMDELIGWLSGALPEDDGRVALVHGDYRLDNIIFAPAEPRAIAVLDWELSTLGHPFADLAYQCMQLRMPADGDRISGLMGVDRHGLGIPTEAEYVARYCERMGIGKIDNWAFYLAFSFFRLAAIIQGVAKRARDGTASNKNAARLGALVEPVARMALNMIEKEY; this is translated from the coding sequence ATGGCAGAGGAAATCCAGTCCAAAAAGCATGCGGTTGACCACTTGCCTCTGGAGCGGCTGGAAAAATACCTGGCTGCTTGTATCGACGGTTTTCGTGGCCCGCTCGAAGTCAATAAATTTTCCGGCGGTCAATCCAATCCCACTTTCAAGTTACAGGCGGTATCCGGCACTTATGTGCTGCGTCGACAGCCGCCCGGGAAGTTGCTGAAGTCCGCCCACGCGGTGGACCGCGAATTTCGCGTAATGCGGGCACTGGCCGGCACCGATGTACCGGTGCCGAGGGTGTTGCACCTGTGTGAGGATCGGGAGCTGATCGGCTCCCTGTTCTATGTGATGGAGTACTGCGAGGGACGCATCTTCTGGAACGCCGCGCTGCCGGATGTGGACGGGGCGGAGCGCAGCGCGATTTACGAGGAGATGAACCGCGTGCTGGCAGCGCTGCACAGTGTGGATGTGGAAACTGTGGGCCTTTCCGATTACGGGCGCCCGGGCAATTATTTCCAGCGCCAGTTCGAGCGCTGGAGTGGACAGTACCGCGCCTCCGAAACCGAAAAAATTGCGGCCATGGACGAACTGATCGGCTGGCTGTCGGGCGCGCTACCAGAAGACGACGGCCGCGTGGCGCTGGTGCACGGCGATTATCGCCTGGACAACATCATATTTGCCCCCGCCGAACCGCGCGCTATCGCCGTACTCGATTGGGAGCTCTCCACGCTCGGCCACCCTTTCGCCGATCTGGCCTACCAGTGTATGCAACTGCGCATGCCCGCCGATGGCGACAGGATCTCCGGACTGATGGGAGTGGACCGCCATGGGTTGGGAATTCCCACTGAAGCCGAATATGTGGCCCGCTATTGCGAGCGAATGGGCATCGGGAAAATCGACAATTGGGCCTTTTACCTGGCGTTCAGCTTCTTCCGCCTGGCGGCTATTATCCAGGGCGTGGCCAAGCGGGCCCGGGATGGTACTGCGTCGAATAAAAATGCCGCGCGGTTGGGGGCGCTGGTGGAGCCAGTGGCTCGTATGGCACTGAATATGATCGAGAAAGAGTACTGA
- a CDS encoding histidine phosphatase family protein encodes MAEFYTVRHGQASFGAADYDKLSDLGWRQARWLGEHWRDGVRFDRILCGDLRRHRETAQGICEGMDLDVSRVELAPQLNEFDFHSVTRSYGERDPQSVPGEGAGPSDYYRFLKKAMLAWAEGEISPVESWQAFEQRIGEALKLIGDCPRGAKTLVVSSGGAIAMMVRQVLGAHAETVTKLNMQIKNTAVSHFFCGADSISLHSFNHVPHLEREGRREFITYS; translated from the coding sequence GTGGCTGAGTTCTATACCGTGCGCCATGGCCAGGCGTCTTTTGGTGCCGCCGACTACGACAAGTTGTCCGACCTCGGCTGGCGCCAGGCCCGCTGGCTGGGGGAGCACTGGCGCGATGGGGTGCGGTTCGATCGTATTCTCTGCGGCGATCTGCGGCGCCACCGGGAGACGGCACAGGGTATTTGCGAAGGAATGGATCTGGATGTGTCGCGGGTGGAGCTGGCGCCCCAGCTGAATGAATTCGATTTTCACAGTGTGACGCGCAGTTATGGCGAGCGCGATCCGCAGTCTGTGCCGGGCGAAGGCGCCGGCCCTTCCGATTATTACCGTTTTCTCAAGAAGGCGATGCTCGCCTGGGCCGAGGGGGAGATCAGCCCGGTGGAGAGCTGGCAGGCGTTCGAACAGCGCATCGGGGAAGCCTTGAAGTTGATTGGCGACTGCCCGCGGGGTGCGAAAACCCTCGTGGTCAGCTCCGGCGGCGCCATCGCAATGATGGTGCGCCAGGTGCTCGGCGCCCACGCCGAGACGGTGACCAAACTCAATATGCAGATCAAAAACACGGCAGTGAGCCATTTCTTTTGCGGTGCCGACAGTATCAGCCTGCACAGTTTCAACCATGTACCGCACCTGGAGCGCGAGGGGCGGCGGGAGTTTATTACCTACAGCTGA
- a CDS encoding polysaccharide deacetylase family protein, with translation MNTLGFDRAAKWLGLALILSSALAVALYLISKSVTWQAFGEIVHRVDTREKVVALTFDDGPKPGATEELLRLLDAQGVKASFFLVGKSLERNPQQAKMIAEAGHQLGNHSYSHSRMVFFDYRRVAEELETTEALIRQTGYRGEILFRPPYGKKLFNLPRYLADNRITTVTWDIAPETFDGPMRRPEEISSAILEQVRPGSIILLHPMNGYRETVQQALPVVIGNLRQRGFRFVTLSELLAEAQ, from the coding sequence GTGAACACATTGGGATTCGACAGGGCGGCCAAATGGCTGGGACTGGCCCTGATACTGTCATCAGCGCTAGCCGTCGCTCTCTATCTGATCAGCAAAAGCGTCACCTGGCAGGCCTTCGGCGAGATCGTCCACCGGGTGGATACGCGGGAAAAAGTTGTCGCCCTCACCTTCGACGACGGCCCAAAGCCCGGCGCCACCGAAGAGCTGCTGCGGTTGCTGGACGCGCAGGGGGTAAAAGCCAGCTTCTTTTTGGTGGGCAAGTCCCTGGAGCGCAATCCGCAACAGGCAAAAATGATCGCCGAAGCCGGGCATCAGTTGGGCAATCACTCCTACAGCCACTCCCGGATGGTCTTTTTCGATTACCGACGGGTAGCCGAGGAACTGGAAACAACCGAGGCGCTGATCCGGCAGACGGGCTATCGGGGTGAGATCCTCTTCCGACCACCCTATGGCAAGAAATTGTTCAACCTGCCCCGCTATCTCGCCGATAACCGTATCACTACGGTCACCTGGGATATCGCCCCGGAAACTTTCGACGGCCCCATGCGGCGGCCGGAAGAAATCAGCAGCGCTATTCTCGAGCAGGTGCGCCCCGGTTCCATCATCCTGCTGCATCCTATGAACGGGTACCGGGAAACGGTGCAGCAGGCCCTGCCGGTAGTGATCGGGAATCTGCGGCAGAGAGGATTCCGCTTCGTGACCCTGTCCGAGTTGCTGGCGGAGGCGCAATAG